The Sebaldella sp. S0638 genome segment TTTCGGACACCTGCCTTCTCTCAATTAGTTTACACAATCAAGATTTTTGTGTCCACTTTTTCATACTAACACCAATTTTTACTCTGCCGGATTTTACGTCATCTTCAGTTATTACACCTTTCACTCCCCCATAGTGATCCACGTGGCTATGACTGTAAATCACTGCTTTTACAGGCTTTTTAGGTCTGTTTTTATAATAAAGATCAAGACCTGCTTTTGAAGTTTCTGCGGCTACCAGCGGATCTATTATTATAAGACCGCTGTTTCCTTCTATAATTGTCATATTTGAAAGATCAAAACCTCTTATCTGATATACCCGGTCGGTTACTTTGAAGAGACCGTTAATGTTATTTATCTGTGCTATTCTCCACAAACTCGGATTTACAGTTGCTGGTGCACCTTTACCGTTCAAAAACTGAAAACTGTTCAAATCCCAGACATTATGTCCGTCGCTTCCTTTTATCACTAAGTCTGGAAGTTCTTCAATAAAACCTTTTTTAGCATCTTCAAAATCCTGTGTATCGCTGAACGGTAATTCGTTTAATACTTGATTATTTACATTTTTAGTGAAATTTGTTGCTTCTTTAGCTTCTTCTGCTGCGAATAAACTCATTGATAAAACTAAAGATAACATTACTATTTTCAATACATTTTTTTTATTTTTCATGAATTCCCTCCTAAATTTATTTAATAATTA includes the following:
- a CDS encoding MBL fold metallo-hydrolase, with product MKNKKNVLKIVMLSLVLSMSLFAAEEAKEATNFTKNVNNQVLNELPFSDTQDFEDAKKGFIEELPDLVIKGSDGHNVWDLNSFQFLNGKGAPATVNPSLWRIAQINNINGLFKVTDRVYQIRGFDLSNMTIIEGNSGLIIIDPLVAAETSKAGLDLYYKNRPKKPVKAVIYSHSHVDHYGGVKGVITEDDVKSGRVKIGVSMKKWTQKS